The genomic interval ATGACTTGGCGGCTTGCACATAGTTGCCGCCGCCGGAAAAGTCGCCGTGCAGGACCAACGTCGGGGGCGAGCTGCCGGGTTGCAGCTCAAGATTGCCAACCGCACCCGGAAACTCTTGCCCGTTGTCGAACGTCCAACCGCCCATTGGTTTTTCGGCGTCGATTAGAGCCATTCGTCCATCGGCAGCAAATGCCGTTTTAGCAATCAGCACGACGAATAAGACGAGCAAACCCAAGACGCGAGGAATCGCGTGTGGAGTATTCATGACGGTGACCGGTTGATGTGATGAAGTGACCCGTGGTGGACGTCTAAGAGTTTACTTCAGATCACATCATTCATCAGCCGCCGAGAAAAGCCAGCAAATCTCGGGTGAGTTGATCTCGGTGGGTTGCAAACAGTCCGTGCGGTGCCCCCTCGTACTCCTTCAACTCCACGGCCGAAAGCGCCGCTGCTGCGGGCCGAGCACTGGCGTCAATCGGCACCGTCGCGTCCGCTGTTCCGTGGACGATCAATGTCGGCACAGTGACAGCCGGCAAATCGAGACGAAAGTCAGTCGTTGCAAACGCATTGGCGCACTGGAGTGTCGCTTGCAAACTCGCTTGCATCGCAACACTCCTGGTCCATTGCAGATACTCATCGCTGACCGGATGCGTCATCAATCCCACACCGTAAAAATCGCGAAAGAAGTCGGCAAAGAACTTCGGTCGGTCCTCAAGCATGGCTTGCCGCATGTTCGCAAACACAGAAGGTTCCACTCCATGGGGATTGTCATCCGCCTTTGCCATGTACGGCACAACTGAGGAGATCAGGGCGCACTGCTTCACATGCCGACCAGCATGTCTGGACATGAACCGAACGACTTCCCCACCTCCCATGGAGAATCCGACCAACGTCGCGTCTTCTACGTTCATCGCAGTCAACACGTCACTCAGATCGTCTGATAGCGAGTCATAGTCGTAATCACCAAACGGCTGATCAGATCGCCCGAATCCGCGTCGGTCGTAGGCGATAGCGCGATAGCCGGCATCGGCAATCTGTTTGGCATGATGGTCCCAACTGTCAGCGGAAAGCGGCCAGCCATGAATCAAGACAACCGGTCGTCCAGCCCCCCAATCTTTTACATAGAGTGCGTGTCCGTCTCGCGTGGGAATCATCGT from Stieleria varia carries:
- a CDS encoding alpha/beta fold hydrolase; this encodes MTMIPTRDGHALYVKDWGAGRPVVLIHGWPLSADSWDHHAKQIADAGYRAIAYDRRGFGRSDQPFGDYDYDSLSDDLSDVLTAMNVEDATLVGFSMGGGEVVRFMSRHAGRHVKQCALISSVVPYMAKADDNPHGVEPSVFANMRQAMLEDRPKFFADFFRDFYGVGLMTHPVSDEYLQWTRSVAMQASLQATLQCANAFATTDFRLDLPAVTVPTLIVHGTADATVPIDASARPAAAALSAVELKEYEGAPHGLFATHRDQLTRDLLAFLGG